The following coding sequences lie in one Rutidosis leptorrhynchoides isolate AG116_Rl617_1_P2 chromosome 6, CSIRO_AGI_Rlap_v1, whole genome shotgun sequence genomic window:
- the LOC139853344 gene encoding G-type lectin S-receptor-like serine/threonine-protein kinase At4g27290 encodes MLVPHITFFFLIMLRSCSSIDTIGVSQNITDGQTIFSKEEKFEMGFFSPGTSKNRYLGIWFKNTSPITVAWVANRDTPLVDSLSTANFDSQGIMSVVNSTGSIIWSTSNYSSAPKTNYINPILQLLDDGNLVIKEGNNVIWQSFDYPTDTMLSGMKLGKNFKTRQEIYLTSWKSADDPSTGDYTARFLMVKGKYQQVYVYKSSDIVTRIGPYNAIAFAGQPNYKANPLYVYEVDMVVNDNEMYFEFMYNSSTFSAKFIVTYEGKFEIWQLTLRTHQWIQDLALPANNCDNYELCGPYGSCSTENFLGCTCLDGFEVVDEQESSDDFSRGCKRSKALDCGPKEGFRLLSSMKLPDTQNASYNGSMNLIECKEACKSNCSCVAYANPNMNPGGLGCLLWFGDLIDIRVYPINGQDLYVRLAASELSDLGSSFRKKKQVVIEVTVSVSAGLTLLCLILAFYIRNKRKRKRKLDTERQRQVRALKVIDKDHNNSNKRANIEVPMFTLSTIMRATDNFSINNQLGEGGFGPVYKGVLEQGQEIAVKRLSKSSRQGLDEFENEVICIAKLQHRNLVKLLGYCIQDDETMLIYEYMPNKSLDWFIFDNSRQSLLNWPQRFHIIHGIARGLLYLHQDSRLRVVHRDLKAGNILLDHNMNPKISDFGLARMFKEHESEANTKKVVGTLGYISPEYAVNGLFSVKSDIFSFGVLILEIVSGKKNRGFVNQDHHNSLLGHAWRLYKEGKSLDLLDASLDESLLVSQVQRCIHVGLLCVQQRAEDRPDTPFVVAMLGGEGSLPSPKQPGFFIQGSELSSSSSSLPTLPSSLNGVTLSQIQAR; translated from the exons ATGTTAGTCCCTCACATAACTTTCTTCTTTCTAATTATGCTAAGAAGTTGTAGCTCAATAGACACCATAGGCGTGTCTCAAAACATCACAGATGGTCAAACCATTTTTTCAAAAGAAGAAAAATTCGAGATGGGATTCTTTAGCCCGGGCACATCTAAAAATCGATATTTGGGGATATGGTTCAAGAACACATCACCAATTACGGTTGCATGGGTTGCTAACCGCGATACTCCACTTGTTGATTCATTAAGCACGGCCAATTTTGATAGCCAAGGGATCATGTCAGTTGTAAATAGTACCGGGAGCATCATTTGGTCGACGTCCAATTACTCATCCGCGCCAAAAACAAATTACATCAATCCAATATTACAACTTCTGGATGATGGCAATCTTGTAATCAAGGAGGGCAATAATGTCATTTGGCAAAGTTTCGATTATCCCACAGATACGATGTTATCAGGAATGAAATTGGGAAAAAATTTTAAAACTAGACAAGAAATCTACTTGACGTCATGGAAGAGTGCAGATGATCCTTCAACAGGTGATTATACAGCTAGATTCTTAATGGTTAAGGGTAAATATCAACAAGTTTATGTTTATAAAAGTTCGGATATTGTAACAAGAATCGGCCCATATAATGCTATAGCGTTTGCTGGTCAACCGAACTATAAGGCTAACCCACTTTATGTATACGAAGTTGATATGGTAGTCAATGATAACGAGATGTATTTCGAGTTCATGTACAATAGCAGCACATTTTCTGCGAAATTCATTGTAACTTATGAGGGGAAATTTGAGATTTGGCAGTTAACGTTGCGTACGCACCAATGGATTCAGGATCTCGCGTTACCTGCAAATAATTGTGACAACTATGAACTTTGTGGGCCATATGGAAGCTGTAGTACTGAAAATTTTCTTGGTTGTACATGTCTAGATGGGTTTGAAGTAGTAGATGAACAAGAATCTAGTGATGATTTCTCTAGAGGATGCAAACGAAGTAAAGCGCTAGATTGTGGGCCCAAAGAAGGGTTTCGGTTGTTATCGAGTATGAAATTGCCAGACACTCAAAATGCTTCGTATAACGGAAGCATGAACTTAATCGAATGTAAGGAAGCTTGTAAGAGTAACTGCTCGTGCGTTGCATATGCAAATCCGAACATGAACCCTGGTGGGCTAGGCTGCTTGTTATGGTTTGGCGATTTGATTGATATTCGAGTATACCCAATAAACGGGCAGGATCTTTATGTTAGACTGGCTGCCTCAGAATTATCAG ATCTCGGTTCTAGCTTCCGAAAAAAGAAACAAGTAGTTATTGAAGTTACTGTATCAGTATCAGCTGGATTGACTTTGTTATGCCTGATTCTGGCATTCTACATTCGAaacaaaaggaaaaggaaaaggaaattagATACAGAACGACAAAGACAAG TTAGAGCATTAAAAGTGATTGATAAAGATCACAACAATAGTAACAAGAGAGCTAATATAGAGGTGCCAATGTTTACTTTATCAACAATTATGAGGGCTACCGATAACTTTTCAATTAACAACCAGCTGGGAGAAGGCGGATTTGGTCCGGTATACAAG GGTGTGTTGGAACAAGGACAAGAGATTGCTGTAAAACGGCTCTCAAAATCCTCTAGACAAGGACTGGATGAATTTGAGAACGAGGTTATTTGCATTGCTAAACTTCAGCATAGAAATCTTGTAAAGCTTTTAGGATACTGCATTCAAGACGATGAAACAATGCTAATTTATGAATACATGCCTAACAAAAGCCTGGACTGGTTTATATTTG ATAATTCAAGACAATCATTACTTAATTGGCCACAACGCTTCCACATAATCCATGGGATTGCTCGAGGTCTTCTTTATCTACATCAAGATTCTCGACTTCGTGTTGTTCATAGAGATCTAAAAGCAGGCAATATTTTGCTTGACCATAACATGAATCCGAAGATATCGGATTTCGGTTTAGCTAGAATGTTTAAAGAGCATGAGAGTGAAGCAAATACAAAGAAAGTGGTGGGAACTTT GGGCTACATTTCTCCGGAGTATGCAGTGAATGGTCTCTTTTCGGTAAAATCAGATATATTCAGCTTTGGCGTTTTAATCTTGGAAATTGTGAGCGGAAAGAAAAATAGAGGTTTTGTTAACCAAGATCATCATAATAGCCTTCTTGGACAT GCATGGAGACTTTACAAAGAAGGCAAGTCTCTTGATCTACTTGACGCATCATTAGACGAGTCATTGTTGGTTTCGCAAGTCCAGCGATGCATACACGTTGGTCTATTATGTGTACAACAACGAGCCGAAGATAGACCTGACACACCATTTGTGGTTGCAATGTTGGGTGGTGAAGGTTCACTACCTTCACCAAAACAGCCTGGCTTCTTCATTCAAGGAAGTGAGCTAAGTAGTTCATCCTCAAGTCTTCCAACTTTACCATCATCACTTAATGGAGTAACCTTAAGTCAAATTCAAGCTAGATAA